Part of the Thermodesulfobacteriota bacterium genome is shown below.
GTAGTTCGTCTGGAGCCGGTCCAGCAGGCTCTTCTTTTCCTCGCCGCGGGCCTCTGCGGCGTCGTGGTCGTGTAATCCCTTCCTGATGAAGAATCTGCAGAGAATGGGGGTAAGCACGACCGCCACGATGAAGGAAACCGCCAGCGCGATCGCAACGGTAATCGGGAGCGCCATGATGAATTCGCCGACCGAGCCGGTCAGGATCAGGAGCGGCAGGAAGGAGGCGATGATGGTGATGGTCGCGGTGAGGACCGGGACGAAGACATCGCTCGCGCTCCGCCAAGCCGCTTCCGGCTTGGGCACCTTCCGGTCCAGGAGCTCGACGTAGTTATCTGCGATCACGATGGCGTCGTCCACCACGATTCCGAGGACCATGATGAGCGCTGCGATCGACACCTGGTGGAGGGCAATGCCGAAGACGTTCATGATGCCGAGGGTGCCGCAAAGGGTCACCGGTATCGCCAGAGCGGCGATGAGAGCAACCCGAAAAGGAAGGAGCACGATCGTCACGATCACCACGGAAATGATGGCGAGAAGGAATTCATGACTGAGCGTCTCAATCCGCTCCTCGACCACTCCCGGCTGGTTGGCGACCAGGTCAAGCTGGACGTCCGGGGGAAGAAGCACCTTGAGGCGCTGGAATACTTCTTCCAGCTTTTCGCCGAGTTCGACGATGTTCTTCCCCTTCTGCATCTCGACCGAGAGGAGCAGGCAGGGGTCGCCGTCGTAGCGCACCTTGAACGTCGGATCCTGATACCGGCGCTCCACCTCGGAGAAGTCCTTGATGTATGCCGGATGTCCCTCCCTCGAAACGTCGACCAGCACGTTCCGGATCTCGTCCTCGGTGTTGAAAACCCCGGTGGTCCTTATGGGGATCTTCGATCGGTCCGCCTCGAAGTCTCCAGCGCTCTGGATGACGTTCCGCTGCCTCAGTGCGTTCGCCACCTGGCCCGGGTCGGCCAGATACTGCGACATCCTTTCGAGGCTGCCGGTGATCCAGATTTCTTCGCCCTGATTTCCGTAGGTTACGAGTTTCCCCACCTCGCGCACGTTGCGCATTTCGTCGTGGATCTTGTCCGCGTAATCGCGGAGCTCTCGGTAGCCGTACTGTTTGCCGTGGATGGCGACCAGCATGGCAACCGTATCGCCGAAATCGGAATCGACCACCGGACCCTGGACGCCCGCCGGGAGTTCGGTACCGCGAACGAGGATCATCTCGTCGCGCAGCTTCGCCCAGAACTGGTCGGAATTCTTTACATTGTCTTCCAGTTCGACGTTGATGATGACGAGGCCGGGGCGGCTGGTCGAAAAAGTCTTCTCCTTCCGCACCTCGGGGAATTTGAAGATGTGTTTTTCGAGGGTCTTCGTTACCTGTTTTTCCACCTGCTCGGAGGTTGCCCCGGGATACATCGCGGCCACGATCCCGGTCCGGATGGTGATCGTCGGATCTTCCGTTCGCTGCATTTTCAGGAAGGCGTAGACGCCGACCAGGACGACCATCGCCGTCAGAATGAGCGTAACGGAAGGATAGCGAAGGGAAAACTTTGTCGGATTCATCTGGAAACCCGTTCCTCTCGGTATTTGTTCATTCGCCGGTCTGCCGTTCCGTTGCTGAGACGACCAGACCATTCCTGAGCTTTCCCTGTCCGGCCAGAACGACCAGCTCGTCACCGGAAAGGCCGCTTCTTATCTCGACATCCCGGTTGAGGACCACGCCGACGTCCACCCGCTTGGTGTATACGCTCCTCTGGCCGGGATAGTAGACGAATACCTGCGTCGCCCCCTGCGGATCGCGCACAATCGCGTCCCCCGGAAGCGTCATCATCGATACCGTCCGGTCCCCGCGTATGGTCGCTTCCGCCACCATCCCCACGCGCAACAGCTTCTCCGGATTCGCCACGGCGATCCTGGCCATGTAGGTTCGAGTACCGGGATCTGCGGAGACGTTGAGGATGCGAACCTTCCCTCCGAACGACTTCCCCGGTAGGGCGGGAACCTTGATGTCCGCCGTCTGTCCGATCCGGACGCGCCGTACGTCCGTTTCCGGCACCCCGACATTCACTTCCACGGGGTTCATCTGGACAATCTCGAAGACAGGGCGTCCCGGAATCGCCGTATCGCCGGGCTCGATCAGCCTTTTCGCGATGTAGCCGCCGATGGGGGCACAGAGCGTTGCATCGGCAAGACGCTTCCGGGTCAACTCTTCCGAGGCAACGGCCTGCTCGTACTGTTGCGCGGATGAATCGACTGCCGCCTTGAATTTCAGGTAATCGTTGGCCGCCAGGCTCTTCGAGTCGTACAAGATCTTCATCCGCCGATGCTCGTCCTCGGCGCGCCGGTATGCGACTTCGGCCTGGTCTTTTTGTGCCTTGGCCGCCGACAGCGTCAACTGGTAATCGGTCGGATCGATGGAGGCGAGAACCTGCCCCTCTCTTACGTAATCCCCTTCCCGCGGCCCGACGTGCACCACTTTGCCGGAAACGAGAAAGCTCGCGTTCGCGGGCGAATCGGGTGTCGAAACCGTCCCGCTCACCGAGATGGTTTCCCTCTCCTGGACCTTCTTTGCCTTCCCGACGATCACGGAGACGACATCGATGCCCGATTCCTTGCCGTGCGTGTTGCCTGTGCAGGCGGTCAGCGCCACTCCCAACAGCGACAGGCATATCGCCGCCGCCAACGGTTTCCTCCGGTCCTTCATCGCCAAGCCTCCTCTCAAAAAACGCGAGCCAGCCCCAACAGCCTGCGCCGCGCTACTTTGTATTTTTCCTTCGCCTCGACGGAACTTCTTTCCGGGTTGTCTGTCGGAAGGAGCACGGTCACCTGATCGGTGACCCCGAGGAATTGGAGAACCGAGCGCAGGTAGGCAACGCTCTGATCCTGCTCCTTTCCAAAGGGGAACGGTGGCCCCGCATGCAGGTGCAGGGATCTTCTGCCCCCGTCGTGAAACGTTCCCTTCGCCCCCTGCGGCGTAAGCCGGTAGGTACGACCGGGAACGCAGATCGCATCGACGTACGTCTTGAACTCGGCCGGGAACCAGAGATTCAGGCTGTGGGTCACGAAGATGTATCTGTCGCAAGCTCCAAACTGGTCGGCCAGACGCCAGATGCGGTAGATCTTGCGTCGCTCTTCATCCGAAAAAAGAGCGTAGCTCTCGTCGCGCCCGATCCGTTCCCAGACGTCGAGAAGGTCCTGATCGATGCGCTGGATGCTGTCCCGGTACAGGTCGAGAAACCGCACCGCCTTTTGAGGATTCCAGCGAAGGTATTCCTCCAGAAATTCATGACCCAGGGAAAGGGAACCGGACGCCTCCGGATTCCTGACATTGCATGTGACGTAGAGCAGGTCGGTCATGATGTTCTCCTGTGCAGCGCTATACCTTGCCCTCGAAGAAAGCGACGAACGTGCCAGAATATTTTGCTTTTTATTTCGATAAGTTACGCAATCAACACCCGCGTTGCCACGAAATGCCGTGATTATTTACACGGAATACTGTGAATTAGTATGAAATTGCGGTATGTTGTGTTTCTAGTTGCGATCGCAAGGTTTTACGGACACCCAACCGTCTGGAGAGACATCCGCGGCACGGTACGAGGCGGCCATGGAAAACCAGGATGGATTTCTCAAGGAAATCACCCTCAGAATCTGCAGCAGCCTGGACATAAAGGAATCGCTGCACAGTGCGTTCGATTACCTGAGGGGGCACCTGCCGCTTGACTTGCTGTCCCTTATCATCCTGGACGAACGGCTGAGCGCGATCCGCCGCATCGCTCAGGCACATGGGGCCGGCGTTGTCCTTCCCGACGAAATCATCCCGCTGCCGGAAGGGATGCGGGAAAAGATCGCGGCGCGGAATTTAGCCGAACCGTTCGTCGTGGACGCGGAAACGGACGACATATTCCGTATCCTCATGCCGCTTTCGAGGTACGAAGGGAACACGGACCTGATCGTGCCGTTGCGCTTGAAGGAAGAGCTGCTCGGAGGGCTGATTCTGCGGGCGGGGGGAGAAGGGAGATATAGAAAAGAACAGGTTGAACTCCTCCGGGATGTCGGCAAGCCGTTTGCGATCGCCCTTGCCAATGCCCTCGCCCATGAAGAGGTGCTCCGCTACCAGGCCATCCTGCTGGACGACAAGCGCTTCCTGAACCGGGAGCTGCGCGGCGGCGCCCCGGACGAAATCATCGGCGGCAACACCGGACTGCGAAACGTGATGGAGATGGTCCGCCAGGTGGCGCCGCTGAACAACACGGTCCTTCTGCTCGGCGAAACCGGAACCGGAAAGGAATTGATCGCCAACGCGATCCACTTCTCCTCCCCGCGCAAGGACGGCCCTTTCATCAAGGTAAACTGCGGCGCCCTCCCGGAGAATCTGATCGACAGCGAGCTGTTCGGCCACGAGAAGGGGGCTTTTACCGGGGCGGTCGCCGAGAGCAGGGGACGGTTCGAGCGGGCCGACGGCGGAACCATTTTTCTCGACGAGCTCGGCGAGCTTCCGCCTTCGGCGCAGCTGCGGCTGCTGCGGGTGCTCCAGTACCACTTGGTGGAGAGATTGGGAGGAAAGCGCCCGATCCCCGTCGACATCCGGGTGATCGCAGCCACGCACCGCAACCTTCAGAGCATGCTGACGGAGGGCAGCTTCCGCGAAGACCTGTGGTACAGGATCAGCGGCTTTCCGATCATCGTTCCGCCGGTGCGGCAGAGGAAGGAGGATGTTCCGGCCCTGACACGCCATTTTCTGGCGGTAAAGAGCAGGGAGCTCGGCATCGCCGCATATCCCTCCATAGCGCCAGGCGCCCTTCTTCGGCTCATGGAGTACGACTGGCCCGGCAACGTGCGCGAGCTGGAGAACCTGGTCGAGCGCGAGTTGATCCGGCACCGTGCCGGACCGCTGACCTTCGAAGAGGTCCTCCCGCCTGAGGGAGGAAGGAAGAAGCCGGCTGCCGCCGGCGAAGCCGCTCCCGGTCTTCCCCTGAAACTGGAAGAAGCCATGTCGGCCCACATCTGCGAGGTGCTAAAACTTGCCAAGGGAAAAATTCACGGTCGCGGAGGGGCCGCGGAGATGTTGGGGATGAACCCCAACACCCTCCGCTGGCGCCTGGACAAGCTCGGTATCATCTACCGCCGCCGGGATCGGAAAAAGACATCAATGTAAAGTCTTCGAGCTTCATGTTTTGCCTGAAGAGACGCTGCCATTATTGGGGCAACTTTTTGTCAGCTTTTCTTCACGATTTGTCAGCTTATCTGCAACCCGACAAATGGACAGTAATTAAATATCCAGCGACGACACGTTCAGCGCGTTCTGCTCGATGAACTCGCGGCGCGGCTCGACCTGGTCGCCCATCAGCCGCGAGAAGATCTCGTCGGCGTCGGTCTCGTCGCCCAGCTCCACGCGCAGCAGGTCGCGCGTCTCCGGGTTCATCGCCGTCTCCCAGAGCTGCTCGGGATTCATCTCGCCCAGACCTTTATAGCGCTGGATCGTCTGCCCCTTCTTGCCCGCCTCCAGCACCTGGTCGAGCAGGCACAGCGGCCCGTCGGCCTCGGGGAAGCTCCCCTCCCCTTCCATCCGGTACGGCGGCGGCAGGGCGTCGCGGATCTGCGCCGACAGCGTCCCCGCCTCGCGCAGGTCGGCCGACGTCATGAGGTGGCTGTCCACGATGCAGTCCATCGGCAGGCCGCCGCGCTTCCACGACAGGCGGCCGCGCACCGCCTCGCTGTCGCCGGAAAGGTCCGGCTCGATCGAGAACGTCGTGTGCGTGACCTCGGGGCGGGAGACCTTCCAGTCCGCCAGCAGCGCCTTGAAGAACTTGAAGGCCGACTTCTCCCCCGAAAGCGCCTCCACCCCTTCCGCCGCCCGCGCCGCAAGCGACATGAAGACGAAGGACGGCAGCCCGCGCCGCTCGGCCCGCACCGCGATCTGCTCCAGCCGGGAGATCTTCGTGAGCCACGCGACGAGCTTCTGCCCCGTGATGGCGCCGTTTCCGCCCGGGGCCGCGGTCACGACCTTCTTCCCCTCCGAGCCGTGATCGATCAGATGCTTGCGGAACGCGGCGTCGTCCTTGAGGTAGGTCATCTCCTTGCCGCGCCGCACGCCGTACAGCGGCGGCTGGGCGATGTAGATGTTCCCCCGGTCGAACAGCTCCTTCATGTTTCGGAAGAAGAAGGTCAGAAGCAGCGTGCGGATGTGCGCGCCGTCGACGTCGGCGTCGGTCATGATGATGATCTTGCCGTACCTCAGGCGCGACGCCTCGTAGTTCTCCTTGCCGATGCCGGTCCCAAGCGCCGTGATCATCACGCGGATCTCCTGGGAGGCCAGCATCTTGTCGATGCGCGCCTTCTCGACGTTGAGGATCTTCCCCTTCAGCGGCAGGATCGCCTGATAGCGCCGGTCGCGCGCCTGCTTGGCGGAGCCGCCCGCCGAGTCCCCTTCCACGAGGAACAGCTCGCAGCGCGCCGGGTCCTTCTCCTGGCAGTCGGCCAGCTTCCCGGGAAGCCCCGCCGCGTCCATCGGCCCCTTGCGCACCAGCTCCTTGGCCTTCCTGGCCGCCTCTCGCGCCCGCGCCGCCTCGAGCCCCTTCTCGATGATCTTCTTCGGGACGGACGGGTTCTCCTCGAAGCAGATCATCAGCTTCTCGTAGACCAGCGAGTCGACCAGCCCCTTGACCTCGTTGTTGCCCAGCTTGTTCTTGGTCTGCCCCTCGAACTGCGGCTCGGGCACCTTCACGGAGATGACGGCCGCCAGCCCCTCGTTGAGGTCGTCGCCGCGCAGGTTCTCCTTGAATCCCTTGAGCAGGTTCCCCTGGTTGGCGTAC
Proteins encoded:
- a CDS encoding efflux RND transporter permease subunit — translated: MTSWSFWPDRESSGMVWSSQQRNGRPANEQIPRGTGFQMNPTKFSLRYPSVTLILTAMVVLVGVYAFLKMQRTEDPTITIRTGIVAAMYPGATSEQVEKQVTKTLEKHIFKFPEVRKEKTFSTSRPGLVIINVELEDNVKNSDQFWAKLRDEMILVRGTELPAGVQGPVVDSDFGDTVAMLVAIHGKQYGYRELRDYADKIHDEMRNVREVGKLVTYGNQGEEIWITGSLERMSQYLADPGQVANALRQRNVIQSAGDFEADRSKIPIRTTGVFNTEDEIRNVLVDVSREGHPAYIKDFSEVERRYQDPTFKVRYDGDPCLLLSVEMQKGKNIVELGEKLEEVFQRLKVLLPPDVQLDLVANQPGVVEERIETLSHEFLLAIISVVIVTIVLLPFRVALIAALAIPVTLCGTLGIMNVFGIALHQVSIAALIMVLGIVVDDAIVIADNYVELLDRKVPKPEAAWRSASDVFVPVLTATITIIASFLPLLILTGSVGEFIMALPITVAIALAVSFIVAVVLTPILCRFFIRKGLHDHDAAEARGEEKKSLLDRLQTNY
- a CDS encoding sigma 54-interacting transcriptional regulator; translation: MENQDGFLKEITLRICSSLDIKESLHSAFDYLRGHLPLDLLSLIILDERLSAIRRIAQAHGAGVVLPDEIIPLPEGMREKIAARNLAEPFVVDAETDDIFRILMPLSRYEGNTDLIVPLRLKEELLGGLILRAGGEGRYRKEQVELLRDVGKPFAIALANALAHEEVLRYQAILLDDKRFLNRELRGGAPDEIIGGNTGLRNVMEMVRQVAPLNNTVLLLGETGTGKELIANAIHFSSPRKDGPFIKVNCGALPENLIDSELFGHEKGAFTGAVAESRGRFERADGGTIFLDELGELPPSAQLRLLRVLQYHLVERLGGKRPIPVDIRVIAATHRNLQSMLTEGSFREDLWYRISGFPIIVPPVRQRKEDVPALTRHFLAVKSRELGIAAYPSIAPGALLRLMEYDWPGNVRELENLVERELIRHRAGPLTFEEVLPPEGGRKKPAAAGEAAPGLPLKLEEAMSAHICEVLKLAKGKIHGRGGAAEMLGMNPNTLRWRLDKLGIIYRRRDRKKTSM
- a CDS encoding efflux RND transporter periplasmic adaptor subunit, with the protein product MKDRRKPLAAAICLSLLGVALTACTGNTHGKESGIDVVSVIVGKAKKVQERETISVSGTVSTPDSPANASFLVSGKVVHVGPREGDYVREGQVLASIDPTDYQLTLSAAKAQKDQAEVAYRRAEDEHRRMKILYDSKSLAANDYLKFKAAVDSSAQQYEQAVASEELTRKRLADATLCAPIGGYIAKRLIEPGDTAIPGRPVFEIVQMNPVEVNVGVPETDVRRVRIGQTADIKVPALPGKSFGGKVRILNVSADPGTRTYMARIAVANPEKLLRVGMVAEATIRGDRTVSMMTLPGDAIVRDPQGATQVFVYYPGQRSVYTKRVDVGVVLNRDVEIRSGLSGDELVVLAGQGKLRNGLVVSATERQTGE
- a CDS encoding NAD(P)H-dependent oxidoreductase, with product MTDLLYVTCNVRNPEASGSLSLGHEFLEEYLRWNPQKAVRFLDLYRDSIQRIDQDLLDVWERIGRDESYALFSDEERRKIYRIWRLADQFGACDRYIFVTHSLNLWFPAEFKTYVDAICVPGRTYRLTPQGAKGTFHDGGRRSLHLHAGPPFPFGKEQDQSVAYLRSVLQFLGVTDQVTVLLPTDNPERSSVEAKEKYKVARRRLLGLARVF
- the gyrB gene encoding DNA topoisomerase (ATP-hydrolyzing) subunit B → MGSGNDTRAGNGNGGEYTGENIQVLKGLEAVRKRPAMYIGSTDAHGLHHLVYEVVDNSIDEAMAGHCDTISVVIHADDSVTVEDNGRGIPVDIMPQEKKPAAEVVLTVLHAGGKFDRETYKVSGGLHGVGVSVVNALSESLTAEIRRDGSVHQIGFVRGATVSPLKVTGKSRKTGTRITFKPDAEIFTETEFSFDVLSQRLRELSFLNAGLKISILDERNGKSHDFQYKGGIVEFVKHLNRTKTPIHPKPVFIEGEKDNVQIEVALQYNDSYQETVFSFVNNINTHDGGTHLTGFRQALTRAINQYANQGNLLKGFKENLRGDDLNEGLAAVISVKVPEPQFEGQTKNKLGNNEVKGLVDSLVYEKLMICFEENPSVPKKIIEKGLEAARAREAARKAKELVRKGPMDAAGLPGKLADCQEKDPARCELFLVEGDSAGGSAKQARDRRYQAILPLKGKILNVEKARIDKMLASQEIRVMITALGTGIGKENYEASRLRYGKIIIMTDADVDGAHIRTLLLTFFFRNMKELFDRGNIYIAQPPLYGVRRGKEMTYLKDDAAFRKHLIDHGSEGKKVVTAAPGGNGAITGQKLVAWLTKISRLEQIAVRAERRGLPSFVFMSLAARAAEGVEALSGEKSAFKFFKALLADWKVSRPEVTHTTFSIEPDLSGDSEAVRGRLSWKRGGLPMDCIVDSHLMTSADLREAGTLSAQIRDALPPPYRMEGEGSFPEADGPLCLLDQVLEAGKKGQTIQRYKGLGEMNPEQLWETAMNPETRDLLRVELGDETDADEIFSRLMGDQVEPRREFIEQNALNVSSLDI